ACGTACCGCCCGGCCTTGTGGTGCAGCCAGCCGGCGTCCCGGCCGGTGCCGCAGCCGAGGTCGAGGACGCGCGGCCCGGCGCCGTACCGGCGCAGGATGGCGTCGGCCCAGCGGGCGGCCAGGTGGTCGGGGTCGGGGAAGCGGAGCTCGTACAGCTCGGGTGTGTCGGTCAGCAGGTTGCCGCTGGTCATATCGGCTCTCCGATCAGGTGTCGGACGGTCGGGTCGGGCAGCCGGGCCCGTTGGCGGGCGACGGCGAGGGCGCAGGTCAGGCCGAGGGCGCAGCAGAGCAGCCAGGGGGCCCAGTCGGCGATGTCCATCGCCCAGCCGACTGCCGCGTTGCCGAGCGCGGCGGCCAGTCCGGAGACCAGGTAGAAGACGCCGTAGTAGGTGCCGGTCAGGCTGCTCCGACCGAAGGCGGGTATCAGCTCCTGGACGAAGGGCTGAGCGATCATCACGCCGGTGTGCAGCAGCAGGACGGTGAGCAGCAGGGGCGCCAACCCGCCTGCCAGCAGCGGCGGCAGGAAGCCGAGGCCGGCCACCAGCAGCCCCAGGGCGATCCACCGGCCCCGGGTGCCACGCTGCTGGAGCGAGCGGGTTATTCGCAGTTGCAGGGTGAGGTTGGCGACCGTGCTGGTCAGGAAGAGCAGGCTGACCGCGCCGTCCCAGCCGGTGACCTGGCGCGCCTGGTCCGCCAGCAGCAGGTAGAGCTGGCTCTCCAGCGCGTACAGGCCGACCAGGGCCAGCGCGAAGGCCAGGAACCGGCGGTCGCCGAGGACTTCGCGCCAGTCCCCGAGCACGCCGGTGCTCGGTGGCGGTACCGGCCGGGGCGGCAGCACGCAGGCCTGAGCCACCGTCAGCAGGGCGAAGATCCCGGCGGCGGTGAGCGCGGCGGCACGGAAGTCGACCAGCAGCAGGGCGGTGCCGAGCAGCGGGCCGAGCAGCGCGCCCGTGGTGGCGAAGACGTTGAACAGGGCGAACGCCTCGGCCTTCCGCTCCCCCGACTCGTGCGCCAGGTAGGTGCGCACGGCCGGGTTGAACAGCGCCCCGGCCAGTCCGCTGAGCACCGAGGCGGCCAGCAGGACGGCCAGCCCGTCGCCGAGCGCGAACAGGCCGAAGCCGAGGGTGCGCAGCGCACAGCCCGCGATGATCACCCCCCGGGCGCCCAGCCGGTCGGCGGCCGAGCCGCCCAGGATGAACAGGCCCTGCTGGCTGAGGTTGCGCACCCCGAGCACCAGGCCGACCGCCACCGCCGACAGGCCGAGGTCCTGCCCGAGGTGGGTGGCCAGGTACGGGATCAGCAGGTAGAAGCCGGTGTTGACGCCCAGTTGGTTGACCAGCAGGAGCCGTACGGGCAGCGGGAAGCTCCGTACGGCGCGCAGGGTCCTCACGCTGATAC
This genomic interval from Kitasatospora gansuensis contains the following:
- a CDS encoding MFS transporter — translated: MRTLRAVRSFPLPVRLLLVNQLGVNTGFYLLIPYLATHLGQDLGLSAVAVGLVLGVRNLSQQGLFILGGSAADRLGARGVIIAGCALRTLGFGLFALGDGLAVLLAASVLSGLAGALFNPAVRTYLAHESGERKAEAFALFNVFATTGALLGPLLGTALLLVDFRAAALTAAGIFALLTVAQACVLPPRPVPPPSTGVLGDWREVLGDRRFLAFALALVGLYALESQLYLLLADQARQVTGWDGAVSLLFLTSTVANLTLQLRITRSLQQRGTRGRWIALGLLVAGLGFLPPLLAGGLAPLLLTVLLLHTGVMIAQPFVQELIPAFGRSSLTGTYYGVFYLVSGLAAALGNAAVGWAMDIADWAPWLLCCALGLTCALAVARQRARLPDPTVRHLIGEPI